Below is a genomic region from Citrobacter europaeus.
CGCAACCCTGCTGGCTGATGCTCTCGAGAAAGGTATAAACCATATATCGGCAGGCATTTAGGTTGAAGCTCGGGCAATAGTCTAATCAGTTTTCTCTGTGCCAGCCCTTCCCGCGCCTCCAGTTCAGGCACCAACGCAACGCCTATTCCCGCCAACGCCGACTCACAAAGTAGCGAAGAGATCCCGGCGCTCAAATTACCTCTGATTGCAGCAGAGACAGCCTGGCCCTGGGCATCCAGAAAGTGCCAGGATTTTCCAGCAAAACCGCTGTAGTAGAGACAATTATGCTGCGTAAGATCATCGATATTCTCTGGAGTGCCATGCTGATGCAGATAATCAACAGACGCACAGAGCACCGATTTACAGTCGCCAAGGCGACGGGCGATAGTCCCTGGCTCGGGGTTTTCCGTTATACGGATCGCCACATCGATACGTTCTCCCACGAGGCTTACCGGTTGGTTATTGATCTCCACCTCGATACGCAGTTGCGGATACCTCGCCAGAAAAGCGGGCAGAACCGGCGCTAAGATATGCAAGGCAGTAAAATGTGCACAGGCCACACGTAACGTGCCGGACGGCGTTTGTGCGGCGCTGGCGGCGCCAATATCCAGCGAAAGTTGCGCCAGAGAACGTGTTTTCAGTAATGCCTCTTCACCCGCTGGCGTGATCGTCAAACGGCGCGACGAACGATGGATAAGCCTTGTCCCCGCCCATTTCTCCATCTCGTCGAGATATCGACTGACCATCGGGCGTGACAGCCCCAATGCGCGCGCGGCGGCACTCAGACTGCCCAAATCACAGATATGGTTGAATACCGTTGCCGCCATCACTCTGTCCATTGCACCCCATCCGATCGTTTTATGAAACTCAGCATGTCCTAATGAGGGAATTCTAACAGATACGAATATGCTTAAAATACGGGAACTATCAAAAGACAATTCCCTGCATAAGGTTACCTGGTATGAAAGTTAAATCTCTGGCCCTGTTATTACCTCTGTTTGCGTCTTCAGCTTTTGCCGCACCGCTACAGCTCGACGTCTATAATCCGCAGGATAAGGCTATTTTCCCAGTCTCTTCGACGCTGGTGTCTGGCCCCAAAGAGGCGATTTTGTTTGACGCCCAGTTCAGCACCAAAGATGGCGAACAACTGGTGCAGATGATTCGCGCCAGCGGTAAAACGCTGAAGGCTATCGTGATCACTTCCGGCGATCCGGATTTCTATTTCGGTCTGCAGCCCATCGTCA
It encodes:
- a CDS encoding LysR family transcriptional regulator; its protein translation is MDRVMAATVFNHICDLGSLSAAARALGLSRPMVSRYLDEMEKWAGTRLIHRSSRRLTITPAGEEALLKTRSLAQLSLDIGAASAAQTPSGTLRVACAHFTALHILAPVLPAFLARYPQLRIEVEINNQPVSLVGERIDVAIRITENPEPGTIARRLGDCKSVLCASVDYLHQHGTPENIDDLTQHNCLYYSGFAGKSWHFLDAQGQAVSAAIRGNLSAGISSLLCESALAGIGVALVPELEAREGLAQRKLIRLLPELQPKCLPIYGLYLSREHQPAGLRLLLDALSEPEC